The Vitis vinifera cultivar Pinot Noir 40024 chromosome 1, ASM3070453v1 DNA segment TGAGACAATGACTATTCTATCAATGCACCTATGAGACTGAAAACTATAAACTCTTAACAATCCCATTTTGCTTTCTTAATCTCTGTTTTATATCACaagacctaaaaaaaaaaaaaaaggaggaccCCTCTAGTCTCTATGCTTGTCATAATATTGGACCTGCTGCTTGCTGTTGGATTGTTGTGATGCATAAATGTGTTCCTATATGTATTGTTTCCAAATATTTCTGAAtgaattatttcaaaatattcctGATTTGTCTTTTTACTATCCACAGGAGCTACTATAAATGCACAAATCCAGGATGCAATGTCCGTAAGCATGTTGAGAGGGCAGCAACAGACCCGAAAGCCGTCATAACAACATATGAAGGTAAACATAATCATGATGTGCCAGCAGCTAAAAGTAGTAGCCACAACACAGCCAACAGCATTGCATCACAATAACCACAGAACGTGGTGGACAAGAAGCGGGCCTTTATTGACAATAATGATCAATGTCCCATAGGACGATTACAGTTAAAAGAAGAGCAGATAATGTAATCTCTTGGAGATGCAAACTTGAAAAGAGACAAGGCGATGTAGAATATCCAAAGAAATGCCGCAAGTGAATCTGGTGGAAATGCAAGTTATCTTTGGTTGAATCTGTTTTTCATACCTGGGGGCCATAGTTTTTATGAAGGCTTGTTCCCCAGCTGGTAAAACACAAACAAAAGAGGAAACATAAAAAGGCAGAATGATAGAGAGAATTAAATTGAAACCTAAAATGCTGTCAGAAATAGATCTTCAGGAATTGAATTGAACAGTAATTATTGTTATATGTAAACTGGTTTATTGGGGGCAAATTGTATTTGACATTATTGTTCTTCTCTGCATTCTTTTGTACATGTGAATATGAAGTAATGTTATTCCATATGGTTGTTTAGCGCTGCATGTCCAGTTGTCTTCTATTTTCAGCATTTCCCTTAAAACTGCTTGTTTAAATGTTCTGAGATTTCCAGCAATGAGGCTACAGAGATACGGGAATAATATATTAGTTTGAAGTAGTGCCTGTTGCTGCAGAAATGCATTGTTTATTCCTTGCGAGCTTCTTAAATCAGTGTCTCGTAGTGTCATATATTCCCTGCTGTGAAATTTTGGTTTAGGACTGAGCATTGGCTAAAGATAGGTCAGTTCCACATGGTTTCAGCCAGGTGGGTACCTTAGCATTATTGTTGTGAAAGGAAACTCCTTCCTATTTCCCGTAAATTCTGGTGCTCAGCCATAAGGCAGTAGGCTTTCATATCACCACTTCACACTATGATTTTAACCAATCTTTTGAAAATCAGATTGGATTGGTCGGTCGAACTGATCTGGCCACCAGCTGGTCCGACCGCCGACTAGTGGTTTTTCAGTTTGGTCCAATCTTTTGAACCAACCTCGAATCGCCTGAACTGACAATTTAACTAGTGAACCAAGTGAATCAAGCAGTTATTTTTATGAGAACTAAACGATTCACTAgttcctttgtttttattttttttccattcaaaaCGATGTGGTTTTAATCCATTTTGCGGTGAAACGAAGTCATTTCTTGTCCAGATTCCAAGCCCTCGAGGCCCTCCAGCAGCATGCGGATGGCTGACACCGACGCTAATGCTAACGATGGCACCACGGCCACGGGTAAGTCCCCTCCCCTTcttttgaatcattttaaatttcttattttttaagttctgattttttaaatatgtgattttaaatttgtgatttaattcatttgaaaataaatttatgattttaaaataagtttttgatttgaaaataaattattaatttcccatttgaaaataaatttctgaTTTGTGAAAACCcaacaaatagaaaaaatgttgaaattttgattgaatttataatttatatattttataataatttttaattttaataatatataaattatatatttatgatatcattAATTTGATCATACTTTAATTGTGATTAATATGAATCAATAACTTTTCTTGTTGGTTTATTGAACggtttaattttgaaaacattgattttgACTACCCGATACTTAATAGAATGTGGCCATTCTCCCACCAGCAGGTGTCCCTTCTAACAGGGCTCGCGTGAAAGGATGTTCCAAGTCAATGATCAACCTAACGCAGCATATCTCCCtccaattcaattcaattcaattcaaataaattatacCTTGCACTTGCTCTACAAGCCTTCATTCAAATTCTCATCTCTACCATTATAAAAGCCACCTGTGTAAATGGGACTGAATGCAACATAGTTAACCATAAATGATAATAAAGATTCACTAACACAAGTTTCTTTCaatgggaaagaaaagaaaaaaaattctattatttttcttctgtttttccCCCATTTTGGTCAAGTAAAAATAGGTCAGGGTGAATCAAATTTTACAATTGACACCTTGATTGATGATTATTTTGCTAGGATGGTTCACTTTAAACACACTATCTTGTGGTTTCCTATCGAAATCAATCATCAGTCACTAGTGTAGGTATTTGACCATGGTTTACAAAATCAATCTTGTTCAATCGGACACAGCAAAGTGCTTGCTCGGGCAGTTCCTCTGGTCTTTGTGCCTGTCAGCAGTATCAAAGGGAGCAGGTTAGACCTCTTTTAAACAGctaaaagaatgaaaagagAGGGGGAAAACAGAGAGATACAGTTCATCAGGAAACCATGGCATCTTGTGATACtgattttgatgaaattagCTGAATTGATTTTTGTCGCTTCCTTTCAGCAGGACTCAAGTTGAGGTCATCTGGATTAACCACCCCAGCCATGATTTTTAGCCTTTCCCTGAAAGGGACCGCAGATTCCTTTGCAAACCCTCTGACCTTCTCCATCTCATCATCAACCAATCTCTGCACCAGAAACCAAAGTTGGCAGTTAACTAAGATGTTACACAAGTTGGAAAGAAAACAAGACATCAATAACAAACTAGTGGAGCAAATAGCAGGAATAATACTGCAAGTTGGAAAGAAAACAAGATATCAATAACAAACTAGTGGAACAAATCCTTGGCTCAAGTTCACTGTCAAAAGTATAATACAAGGCTCATGCTTTCTCCATCACTATCACCAAGAAACATGGCTGCAGGATAGGTAGGCAACTGCGAAGAACAGCAAGCAAATCACAAAATAAGCCATCACTCAGCAACTGCTATTTTCCATATAAGCTGATGAAATATTGATTCACATCTGCCACCAAACATCCCTCATGAACACCCTGTACTGATTCAGACATGGTCAACAATCATATGTGAAATCCCAATTATAAAAGCTAAGAATGAATTTCAATTTCTGATGTGAAGTTCTAAGGGGACTTAAAATGGATAGAAAGAACTTTCAGAAGAGTGCCCAACTTCATCGAAGAATTGTCAAATTGCCCTTCTAGCAACCAAAATTGGGTGTAGCTTTTCAAGAAATGCACAAAGAGTTTTCACACCTGTCCTAAAGAATACTTAAGGGACTTTGAAATGGAAACAATTTGACCTAATCTGGATAAGAATAGACTGACATGTATAGACAAATTTAGGGCTGCATTTTGGATGCTGGAAAAAGCCATTAAGCACAATTGGCCATTGAGCCATTGCACTGGTTCTTCAGCCTTTTGAGTCTCTTTTAAGAACATTTGCTCCAAAACTTCCAGCTTAGATCGAATTACTTTCCATTttgattcaaaatcaatttgaacTAATTTTGGAAGTATCTTTATAAAAGCCCTGGAACCAAGCAACAAGCCCAGAAAACCTCCGCAGGTAGAAGGCTCCAGCCCAAttggaaatgtttggagaaccTCTCATGCTTGATGGCTGAAGATATGAAGGcatcttaaaatttaatttttttaaggtataaataagccaaaattttgattatatcTATTCATTTATTGCTCAATTACAAATATGTCACttagaatattattttaaactatatgtacaaatattattaacaatttatttcttttttttttttaatggcagTAGCTGATTAGAATAAAAGAAGAGCTGAATAAGTTATTCAGCCAATATTTCTAATTTcctaaaataagatttaaaaatctcattcaaAGAGGCGGGATAAATgtatatatgaaaatatcaCATAAGACCCTATTATTTAtccaaataaatgaaatattttttccaatttcatCCTTCTTTCAACAAAGAATAAGCATCAACCATGGAGATGATATCCTATCCGAACTCTTATCCAGACTGCTCAGGTAGCCAAAGGGTAAAGAAGCTAAGCCACAAAATCCATTCAACGCGGCCTACCTGGTACCTTGGTGCATCAATTCCATCTCCGAAATCAACTAGAGATTACTTTCCTCCAAGGCACGATCATCACCCTGCTTAATAGCAGTTGTGGACTAATTTGTGCATAACAATTCAAAAGGAaaaccaatgatgaaaatagtTCATCAGGTTCCAATAGGCATATAAACAAACTCCAGTTTCGAGCATGAGGGGATTCAAATATCGTGCTTGAAAACACGCCTCAGCTGAAGACGTCAAGAGGCCACCTTGACATGAAAATGTAATGAGCATGTAAGCACACCCTAATGTCATCTAGCCTTTCATCAACCCACCATACTAGAAATTTCAAAAGCAACAAACTCTTCAATTTCCTCACGGGAAattgcaaatatatatatacagaaaTGTAAGGTTGGCCAACAGgctaaaaacttgaaaatttaaaacaataaacttTTGCAACCGGCCAATCTTGTCCCCAGCTTTTTGCTTCAGTCATTGCCAAGAATTCTAACTTGGGATGACGAAATCAAACCTGACATCAACAGAACCAGAACTATCTCCATTATCTTTGTACTCGATGTTTGCTATTGTTCCCATCTCATCTACAGCTTGGTACTCTGGCTTCACCCGCCGTACTGGCACCGTGACAGAGTAAACAGTCCCAAGATTTGGGTCCGTTGAAACACTCAGCTGGACTTTATCCTGTGATTCTATCTCCACAAAATCTGACAGAGCATGCACAATGTTGTTGACAATCTTCTGTTTTGCCTCATCACTAACTGCACAGCGGTCGGAGAAGAGAATCATCTGCAGGCGCTGCTTCGCAATCCTTGCATTAGAGTGTCTTGTTTTTTGTGGTGGGAATATAATCTTCCAAGCCAAGTTTAAACGCTCAAGGAAGTTCATATTTATAGCATTTAGGAGGAGACTCTCCGCTTCTTGGCTAATCGATCTTGGAGATAGCTTATTATCACCCATGATcccaaaaattctttttgaatgaCAGTGCACGGGATGGCCATTAAGTACTAAGCTAGGCCATCTAGGTGTGATATCAGGGATACTAGATTCTCCATTCAATGCACCGGCAAATCCAACCTATAATCcagcataaaatttctaaaatctgATGTGCTAATATCAAATCAATCACTGATGAAACTAAAACCATTCTGtcttattttatcaataaaattttaaattaatcaataCTGCAGTTCCAAGAATTTCAAATGTGTTCATTTTACTACATGGAAGGATTGCTAAATTGGATCATGATATGTACAAAATTACATCAACCAAGTCACAGGTTGAAAATCAGATACcccattttttctttaactCAAAGAGTAAGGCATTCACagatctttatatatatatatatatatatatatatatatatcagaagGCATTCACATATCTTTTGTAACCCACCTACAACATGGGATATTTTAAATCAGCAAAATCTTTTGACTTTACTAGTACCAATCAACCCCAAAATACATAGGAGATGACCTTTTCCTCTATTTGGGAATATGTGTGATGAATCACAAAATTACAGGTAGTGGGACATCCCATAATGTTTCTTCATACCAGTTATACTAATAGacttcatttgtttttcttagTACTTCTCTAAATAATGGTTTTTAGAATTCATAGAAAAActtgatttcttttcttcttcatcctctctAGGCcctgcatttttcttttttcattatcATGCAGATCTCTCCACATTGCACTACCAATATGAGTGTTCAAGTTATGTGATCTACATTGGATTGATTCAATTGACATGGCACACTCACACACCGCCTTACTCACTGCCTCTTACACTTTACACTAGCAAGTTGCACCTATCATGCGCACTCTTCTACTATATAGTTcacattttataattttggtcCCATGgaatgaggaaaagaaaaataaaggagcCCCTTAAGGCCTTGGCCTCAAGCAACTAAAGATGGGAATTTTTGTCCAAAGGCAATAAATTTGAGGACTTAAAGAGAATAGAACCATTCCCAAAAGGCCTAGTAACTTTAAGTCATTCAACCTATGAAAAAAATCCTTTTCCTACTTGGTTCCACCTTAGCATACGTTAGCAAACCCATATTGTGTCAGAAGATAACAAGCCCTGCACCAAGATCCACACAATCTCAATCCACAACTTTATCCAACTTAAAACTATAACCCAACTTTATCCTTTGTCAAATTGCCTATTGTAGTATAGTTATACCATACAACTCTAAACACCACCTGGGCCACCCCTACAGGGGATGCATCTTACAACACACCACCtatgaaaattttccaacaaaCAAAGACACAACTCATACAGAGTTTAGAGTTGACATCCGAAACTGGTTTTTTTCCCCTCACCTTTGCCAGCCTGCTGGGAAGGGACCTCTTTTGTTGATTATATTTACCTTAACTAACCAATCAACTTCAATAATTCTTTTGTCACTTTTAGCCTATGTatgaaattaaagaattaaataggaaaaaagaaaataataaaccaaaacaAATTGACAAAGATAAAGTGTTTGGTATAGGATCTTGGTCATTGGTTGCATATTGCCAACATAATGTTCGACATTGAAACAACACAATGTTTTACAATGTAAGCATGACCTGGACAGTATAAATTTGGGAAAATCATCATTTAGACATTTAGTGATCATCCTCACATCCCCAAACTCCAAAACCTTACCATGCCAGGCCATATTGGTAACTTCTCAAACctttttgaaatattccaatGAAGGCATGATTGCAACTTCACAAAATCAAGTGCCTTTTgtgaaagaaacaaataattgCCATAATCATTTAAGAGAATAACACTAAGTAGAAACCACAAACTCTAAGATCACCAAATAACAGTTTAATAGAACTCCAGATGTTATAGTaggtgattctttttttttatattattattattggaaaAACCAAATATGACACATCAAATCTCCAAATGCAAGGCAGAATTACATGCATATAGACAAAACCAAGTTGGCAGCAAAagagaaatgaaacaaaatagcATTAGCTCCATTAAAATCCAGTCAGAAGAATATCCTCAAGTTTTTGGTTATTAAACCTGCTTCATTCTAGACTCCTTGGGCAGGTAGAATTTTCTGGATGGTCTTATTCTCTACTAAAACCCTGAAATTGGCTTATACTTGACCAAACTAAGCAACAAATCtatttgttttcaataaaataaaatgaataccACAAGTCTCATCAAATGATTCTGTAGTCCAACTGCTTTTGAAAGGTTGTAACATGCTACAACAAGTCCAGTGCAGATTCCCTTATGAACTAAGTCAATTACATAGCTTCAACCTTTTCCTAATTGTGTTTGGAATGGACGTATCTAGAACTAATTTGAAATCCTCAAATTTAGTGTTTTGAATGGTCAAATTCATAGATGAAAAAGATTCCAAAGGATTTGATAGAAgaattttataatatgtttatttctagtaaaatgctaaaaaaagaaaaaaaatgtttaaggaaaattattttctcatgtttggattAACCATGGAAAAACTATTTAATCTTGAtgtagaaaaagataaaataagataaataaatttgaagtaatatacaaaaataatttattaactttaaatctagtttcaactttctttcactttttctttccttctatttgtTTCCTACCAATTTACTTTCTcccacattttccctcaaatttttctaaaaaccaaatatagccttaaaGTTTTCAATTCCTTCTAAAAATGTGGAATTTCATAAGATTTGGATTTCACTAAAGCCAATGATGAGTCATAATTTCCTCTTTTCTTCATCTCTCTTGCAACACTTAACAATGAAAGAATTGCTCTCATTTCAATTCCATTTTAGATGgaacaaaatatagaaattgaaacccaattcttttcctttcaagCTCCATTAATTAAGAGTCTGTTTGGCAGTGCTTTAGAAACCACTTTTAAgtataaaaagtgtttttgaagaaaaatgttgggtaaactttaaaaaattcttgGATAATCATTAATAGGTGATTATCCCAAAAACACTTTGGATGGGTAAAAACACTGTCACTCTCTCTAAATTAGGACTGGTTGCAAAAACAGAAAGTGGAGATATGTTCAGAACTTGATTGAGTTCCTCGTATGATtggacaaggaaaaaaaattacgcTAGTAATGACCCAGGATCTAGCTTAGACTACGAAGTCTACTCCGGCCACCCAGCGCAAACCCTTAAATTATCCTCTGAGAAATACCCAACTAAGAAAAAACTCGTAAGAAAAACCCCATGAAACCAGAATGAAACAAGGAAATGGTAATTATAGAAACCGATTGAAGAGCTATTCAAACAATGTCTGCAACCCATGTCCGAAAGTTAGTCTGTCCACGCTAATTTTGAATACACATTCCAAATCTAATATCCTCCGTTTGGTTTACGATAAATTGTTAAAagaataatactaataatattaataaatggACACAAGAGAAGCATAAAATAGGGAATCTCAAAATTCAACATCCAGGTTTTGGTCTCTCCTATTTTTTcaggcaaccaaacagaggggaacgagaatataattttaaaaaataaaaataaaacctacGAAACTCATAAAAATTCGAAGGAAATGGAGGAAATAGAAATGAGAAATGGAGAAAGAAAACAATCAAAAGGGAAAATATCTAGAGAGACCTTTGAAGAGAGTAAAGAGCTTCGAAGAGGATGCGTAGGATAAGAGCTCAATGTTGCAACGACCCTCAAATCTCCAGAAACCGCCATTTTTCTCCCCTCAAATCTTCAGCATCCACTGCCTCTCTCTCACGGCTTGTCTTGCTTGCTTCCGCAGGCTAACAAAAAAGGGGGAATTGTGTTTTGGGGTTACTTGGGCCTCATAATTAGCCCAATTTCCACGTCTTACCcatatttaaattcaaatccCAATTAATTAGTAGAAATTAAGAGGAAGggtatttacttttaaaaattctctAAAATACCATTGATGTTGTAAAACAAAGtgagaaaacaagaaaacaagaaaaagagaatagaaTGCATGAAAAAACTCGATAGAATTTCATTAGGATCCTTCCATTTTATAGGAAGTTACACAAGATATTTATAGATGACCATCCACAAATTATCATAGTGGTACtgaatctcatattttataacactctcCATTGGATGATCATAACAATTTGTCTTGttaaaaccttactaggaaaaaccctaatgaaggaaaaagagtacaatatttttttggattacTACAAttgcctcgttaaaaaccttttCAGTAAAACTCAAtgggacaaaacctggacgaaggaaaaaagagtgcaACGTAATGATATTCTTATCAATTAGCTCCTCATCATGttgacatgattatattttgggagaattgtgttttgggcccagttgggcccaaaaattaacatttggtccatataacttccataattgatgaaaataatataagatgttaaaagaccaatatatccttcaaatttctatatattaccttttaaagatataaaatagtgatggagtaaaatacccaatgacctttcacataagcttttttttgtctttattgcaccactattcatacaaccataataattctattttaacaatttgaatttttcattgttttttatttttttatttttataaataatttaaaatcaacattattttctattttaaattataaataaagaaaaattatgttcaaaaaatattttcaaaaatactttctaaaaaaatggtaatatgatttatattttttatattttctttttgaaaaaacatttaattaaaaaatgaaaactatttttaaaaatagaaattgaaaaacttGTTTAGTACtactttttatatgaaaataataaaaagaattaaatttcattcattgattatccatttttatttttttccattagttattttaataataaaaaaaatatagtatgtttacaattaaacaaagaaattgatcaattatgtgtttttttgtgggactatcttttacatgaaaaataattaaagaactaaattatatgtatttattactctttttaattttattttctttatttattttttttctaatagaaaattttaatatatccataattaacaaagtaataaatcaattgtgcacattttaatctattaaaataaattactttctaatttaaataaataaaatgaaataagtaaataaatttggggttatttctattttgtaacatatcttatatcaatattttttatggttaaatcaattttttattttttttctttaattccaaaaataaaatgaaataaataaataaatttgatattttctgaCTGATCTTATGgctcataaattttttattctttttctttatttccaaaaataaaaggaaataaataaataaataaacttggcttatataatagtttttaagtaattttttgtcttatttttaattacattttgcattgaaaataaaataaaataacgttttatttgttttaattattttaaatgtcaaactattGGGAATATAGTTTACACATTCATGTggatataatttatacatatatatgaaatttatatcaTTATACAATgttattacactaattgtacaaggggtGTACAAAACtgtacattttgaacaacttttttttttttcttgtcatctaAGAATTATACGTTCTCCTACCACAAATTCGTTTATTTCATGTATTTTATTTAACTCGCATataacaattcaaatacttaccttaataatgatgtttagaaaaaaaatttgtttttacgttttatatcattttttaaatcaaacaatTGGAAACATGGTTCACACATCATATGTGGCACATAATGTATGTATATGGATGAAATTTGcaccattgtacaagggtgttatactaactgtacaaggtaAATGTTCAATTGGACAAGGCAAATGTTCTAATTATACAAGACAAATGTTCTAACTATACAAGGGGTATACAAGGCTATcctttgtgaaagattttaatcaattttggacaacttttttttttttttgttttgtcatCTAAGGATTGCACACTCTTCAGGTACACATTCCTCTATTATACACTCAtcttatgcactttatttaactcgcaCATAATAATTCGAATACTTATTCCACTAATgatgtttgagagaaaattttgtttttcccttttccactattttttgaaacaaaccaATGAAAATATGGTTAACCTACTTATAGTTACACATCGAGTAGGGGGTATATGGAATTTGAGtcactgtacaaggtatttacactatgtgtacatgacaaatatactaactgtacaaggatGTACAACGttattatttgtgaaggattttaagtgattctgaaaaaatttgtttgtttatttcccctaACCAAGGATAACTGA contains these protein-coding regions:
- the LOC100265788 gene encoding cell division topological specificity factor homolog, chloroplastic, translated to MAVSGDLRVVATLSSYPTHPLRSSLLSSKVGFAGALNGESSIPDITPRWPSLVLNGHPVHCHSKRIFGIMGDNKLSPRSISQEAESLLLNAINMNFLERLNLAWKIIFPPQKTRHSNARIAKQRLQMILFSDRCAVSDEAKQKIVNNIVHALSDFVEIESQDKVQLSVSTDPNLGTVYSVTVPVRRVKPEYQAVDEMGTIANIEYKDNGDSSGSVDVRFDFVIPS